One Roseimaritima multifibrata DNA window includes the following coding sequences:
- a CDS encoding DNA gyrase/topoisomerase IV subunit B, which translates to MSTVAKEYSAKDIVALEGLDPVRKRPGMYIGGVSAAGLHHLVWEIVDNSVDEAMNGHASEIKVTLHKDGQSVSVSDNGRGIPVDKHPKTKKPALEMVLTVLHAGGKFDGNNYKTSGGLHGVGASVVNALSKEMVAVVKRDGIQYRMQFAKGIPQTKLQKLKGAVRGTGTTITFSPDPTIFPKTDFDSATIRTRLETASFIHRNLKVTYVDEVQGTTETFQHEQGIVDYLAQVLKERSAKPIHESPFILREDNSDRLEVVLQWTESTDEHVRSYVNGIPTASGGSHETGFRGGLTKGVRNYIDTHNLTPRGLKISHEDIREGMVAIVSIFTAEPQFQGQTKDRLNNPEVQPLVEGAVRPALEQWMNNNRSVADFIVARIIAAARARAASRAASDAISRKGGSKRTMLPGKLSDCVSGGRGESELFIVEGDSAGGSAKQGRDRNCQAILPLRGKVLNTECATVKKMLENKEIQDMLTAIGCGIGGNVDLANLRYDRVILLADADSDGHHITTLLLTFFYRHIPQLISDGRLFIAQPPLYRIDLGKETFWAADEADRDRILAEYTGRSLPEITRFKGLGEMMPKVLWDTTLNPATRRLLKVEIDDHLETDRVISDLMGRDASARFHFIMDRADEVEVLDV; encoded by the coding sequence GTGAGCACTGTCGCCAAGGAATATAGCGCCAAAGATATCGTCGCCCTGGAAGGGCTAGACCCGGTACGTAAACGTCCGGGGATGTACATCGGTGGCGTCAGCGCGGCAGGTTTGCACCACTTGGTTTGGGAAATCGTTGACAATAGCGTCGACGAAGCGATGAATGGGCATGCCAGCGAAATCAAGGTCACTCTGCATAAAGACGGACAATCGGTTTCCGTCAGCGATAATGGTCGCGGAATCCCCGTCGACAAACATCCCAAAACCAAAAAACCTGCTTTGGAGATGGTCCTTACAGTCCTCCACGCAGGGGGCAAGTTTGACGGCAACAACTACAAAACCTCCGGCGGTCTGCATGGCGTAGGGGCTTCGGTTGTTAACGCTCTTTCCAAAGAAATGGTTGCCGTTGTCAAACGGGATGGCATTCAATATCGAATGCAATTTGCCAAGGGGATCCCTCAGACCAAACTTCAGAAACTAAAGGGAGCGGTTCGCGGAACGGGAACGACGATCACGTTTTCTCCCGACCCCACGATCTTTCCTAAAACCGATTTCGACAGTGCAACCATTCGCACTCGATTGGAAACGGCCAGCTTTATCCATCGCAATCTGAAGGTCACCTACGTCGATGAAGTTCAGGGAACGACGGAAACCTTTCAGCACGAGCAAGGGATCGTCGACTACCTGGCTCAAGTCCTCAAAGAACGCTCCGCCAAACCGATTCATGAATCCCCATTCATCCTTCGCGAAGACAACAGCGACCGCCTAGAGGTGGTTCTGCAGTGGACCGAATCGACCGATGAACACGTTCGCTCTTATGTCAACGGGATCCCCACGGCCAGCGGTGGCTCCCACGAAACAGGATTCCGTGGCGGACTAACCAAGGGAGTCCGCAACTACATCGACACCCACAACCTAACCCCGCGCGGACTGAAGATATCCCACGAAGATATCCGCGAAGGAATGGTTGCCATCGTTTCGATCTTTACCGCCGAACCACAGTTCCAAGGGCAGACCAAAGACCGTCTGAACAACCCCGAAGTCCAACCGCTTGTCGAGGGGGCGGTACGCCCTGCCCTTGAACAATGGATGAACAACAACCGCTCGGTTGCCGACTTCATCGTCGCGCGGATCATTGCCGCAGCAAGAGCCCGAGCCGCATCGCGAGCGGCTTCCGATGCGATTTCACGGAAAGGTGGTTCAAAACGGACGATGCTGCCAGGCAAACTGAGCGATTGCGTATCGGGCGGCCGAGGCGAATCGGAACTCTTCATCGTCGAAGGTGACTCGGCAGGTGGGAGTGCAAAACAAGGACGGGACCGCAATTGCCAAGCCATCCTGCCACTGCGTGGAAAGGTTCTGAATACCGAATGCGCAACGGTCAAAAAGATGCTGGAGAACAAAGAAATCCAGGACATGCTGACCGCGATTGGATGCGGAATCGGAGGAAATGTCGACCTCGCCAACCTCCGCTACGATCGGGTCATCCTGCTGGCCGATGCGGACTCCGACGGGCACCATATCACGACCCTCCTGCTAACATTTTTCTACCGGCACATCCCACAGTTAATCAGCGACGGGCGGCTTTTCATCGCTCAACCGCCCCTATACCGAATCGATCTGGGCAAAGAAACCTTTTGGGCAGCAGACGAAGCCGATCGCGATCGCATCTTGGCAGAATATACCGGCCGATCTCTCCCCGAGATCACTCGCTTTAAAGGCCTGGGGGAAATGATGCCTAAGGTTCTCTGGGACACCACGTTAAACCCGGCCACCAGGCGGCTGCTAAAAGTCGAAATCGATGACCATTTGGAAACCGATCGAGTCATCAGCGATTTGATGGGACGGGACGCATCCGCAAGGTTCCACTTCATCATGGACCGCGCCGACGAAGTCGAAGTACTGGACGTGTAG
- a CDS encoding GIY-YIG nuclease family protein, whose translation MDAIWGEDHPLDDFGVDPFHPFTNPRPLTRVGGRSKNDLHAEIRTTCPKVPGIYGMLDRRGRLIYVGKSKALRSRLLSYFSDANAEEKAGRIIAATRAIQWETQPSEFAALLREQHLIRTLTPRWNVQEIPKRQRPVYLCLGRSPAPTFFLSRLPPKNVIACEGPFHGAGRMNQAVDALNSFFKLRDCSSQQTMHFAEQLSLFQLEHRPGCLRMEIGTCLGPCAAACTSDQYDQQVMAAKSFLDGFNDEILIELQETMELAAERRQYELALHARERFKVIEFLYRRLTYLANVRQTYSFIYAVPGFDGCAIWYLIRNGEIAGRMIAPKCKDTYAAAKPELKHWTMLLESPEVGSSNNAVHGEYPHTLSLISRWFRKRKTDLQQTFLPSQAGRKYRSQVSNPRHYGTVVK comes from the coding sequence ATGGATGCGATTTGGGGGGAAGATCACCCGCTGGATGATTTTGGAGTCGATCCCTTTCATCCGTTCACCAATCCTCGTCCGTTGACCCGAGTGGGCGGCCGTTCGAAAAACGATCTGCATGCGGAGATCCGTACAACGTGTCCCAAGGTCCCTGGCATCTACGGAATGCTAGACCGACGTGGACGCTTGATCTATGTCGGCAAATCGAAAGCGCTCAGGTCTCGTCTGCTTAGCTACTTCAGCGACGCCAATGCGGAAGAGAAGGCGGGTCGAATCATTGCGGCAACCCGAGCTATTCAGTGGGAGACGCAGCCGAGCGAGTTTGCGGCCCTTCTCCGTGAACAACATTTGATTCGGACGTTGACGCCACGCTGGAATGTTCAGGAAATTCCGAAGCGGCAGCGACCCGTCTATTTATGTTTGGGACGATCGCCCGCGCCAACATTCTTTTTGTCGCGACTGCCGCCGAAAAACGTGATCGCTTGCGAAGGGCCTTTTCATGGCGCCGGACGAATGAATCAAGCGGTCGACGCGCTGAATAGCTTTTTCAAATTGCGAGATTGTAGTAGCCAGCAAACGATGCACTTTGCCGAGCAGTTGTCGCTGTTTCAGCTAGAGCATCGGCCGGGATGCCTACGCATGGAGATCGGAACCTGCTTGGGGCCCTGTGCTGCGGCTTGTACATCCGACCAATACGATCAACAGGTGATGGCCGCGAAGAGTTTTTTGGATGGGTTCAATGATGAGATCCTGATTGAACTTCAGGAGACCATGGAATTGGCTGCGGAGCGACGTCAGTATGAACTGGCGCTTCATGCTCGTGAACGATTCAAGGTTATCGAATTCTTGTATCGTCGCTTGACCTACCTGGCGAATGTCCGCCAGACCTATTCCTTCATTTATGCCGTGCCTGGATTTGATGGCTGTGCGATCTGGTATTTGATCCGCAACGGTGAAATCGCCGGCCGGATGATCGCTCCGAAATGCAAAGATACCTACGCCGCAGCAAAACCCGAATTGAAACACTGGACGATGCTTTTGGAAAGTCCTGAAGTCGGCTCGTCCAACAACGCGGTGCATGGTGAATACCCGCATACGCTGTCGCTGATATCGCGATGGTTTCGCAAACGCAAAACCGATCTACAGCAAACGTTTTTGCCAAGTCAAGCTGGGCGAAAGTATCGCAGCCAAGTAAGTAACCCCAGGCACTACGGGACGGTTGTGAAATAG
- a CDS encoding C25 family cysteine peptidase has translation MFSVPRSLQPCLQALLLGGIFTLCLNVCATVQANQQALPANVIVVCPTSFQEAIQPLVQRRQAEGLRVQVIPSQASSADLAKSIQAVADLDTTRYVILVGDCSLRDATTGSDPKYEVPTLQEPATVTAAWKTTPMLPGDTFYGDFDNDGFPDAAVGRIPIDSARQLTTYIDRIIHYEDESEFGPWWQRVQLTAGVGGFGFLADTAIESVTRGMVTSSMPAWTHTQVTYASPTSPFNPGLNRFQEAVLKQYSQGNRFWVYAGHGWVTELDRVPATAAGRPVLANHNVDGLQLTNSPPPIALMFACYTGAFDANEDCLAEQMLRTPHGPIAVVAGSRVTLPYGNAVVATGLIRAVYEDHAPRLGDAWRTALREVATASEANPELKKRRTMIDTLATLISPTAANLPAERREHMQLYNLLGDPTLRLLQPQKLPLNVAGNVPAGNPITITGTSPIDGTLTLSLHRAIGSLPAGTPLEDRHQLANSTEVARDQVIVKAKQPFSMQLPTLATLTGTLHVIGAVKESSAFAIGDVRVLITSE, from the coding sequence ATGTTTTCTGTCCCAAGGTCGCTCCAGCCTTGTCTGCAAGCATTACTGCTGGGTGGAATTTTTACGCTTTGCCTGAACGTCTGCGCCACGGTTCAAGCGAACCAACAAGCCCTTCCTGCCAACGTCATCGTGGTTTGCCCGACGTCCTTCCAGGAAGCGATTCAACCATTGGTCCAGCGACGACAGGCCGAGGGACTTCGCGTCCAGGTCATTCCCAGCCAGGCCTCATCTGCGGACTTGGCCAAATCGATCCAGGCCGTTGCGGATCTGGATACGACCCGATATGTCATTTTGGTTGGAGACTGTTCTCTCCGTGATGCCACCACCGGCAGCGACCCGAAATACGAAGTTCCGACGCTGCAAGAACCGGCCACCGTCACCGCCGCCTGGAAGACGACGCCCATGCTGCCGGGCGACACGTTTTATGGTGACTTCGACAACGACGGATTTCCGGACGCCGCGGTCGGCCGCATTCCGATCGATTCCGCTAGACAGTTAACGACCTATATCGATCGCATCATTCACTATGAAGATGAAAGTGAATTTGGACCTTGGTGGCAACGCGTGCAGTTGACCGCAGGCGTTGGCGGGTTTGGATTCCTAGCCGACACAGCGATCGAATCGGTCACCCGAGGAATGGTCACCAGTTCGATGCCAGCCTGGACACATACTCAGGTGACTTATGCCAGCCCCACCAGCCCCTTCAATCCGGGTCTGAACCGTTTCCAAGAAGCGGTTCTCAAGCAGTACTCACAGGGGAACCGATTCTGGGTTTACGCGGGGCACGGCTGGGTCACGGAATTAGACCGCGTCCCTGCGACGGCTGCCGGCCGTCCTGTACTGGCAAACCATAACGTCGATGGTTTACAGCTAACCAATTCGCCTCCGCCCATCGCCTTGATGTTCGCCTGCTACACCGGCGCCTTCGACGCAAACGAAGACTGCTTGGCCGAACAAATGTTACGAACGCCCCATGGCCCGATCGCCGTGGTCGCTGGATCACGTGTCACCCTACCCTACGGAAATGCGGTCGTTGCCACAGGCCTAATCCGAGCCGTCTACGAGGACCACGCACCCCGTCTTGGTGACGCTTGGCGAACCGCCCTCCGCGAAGTCGCCACCGCATCCGAAGCCAATCCAGAACTTAAAAAACGTCGAACCATGATCGACACTTTGGCAACATTGATCAGCCCCACAGCCGCCAATTTGCCAGCCGAACGCCGCGAACACATGCAGCTGTACAACCTTCTGGGCGACCCCACATTGCGGTTGCTCCAGCCACAAAAGTTGCCGCTGAATGTGGCAGGCAACGTCCCGGCGGGAAATCCCATCACGATTACGGGAACCTCGCCGATCGACGGGACCCTAACCCTTTCACTCCATCGCGCCATCGGCAGCTTGCCGGCTGGAACCCCGCTGGAAGATCGACATCAACTTGCTAATTCAACCGAAGTTGCACGCGACCAAGTGATCGTCAAAGCGAAACAGCCTTTCAGCATGCAACTACCAACACTGGCAACCTTAACCGGAACTTTACACGTCATTGGTGCCGTGAAAGAAAGCAGCGCCTTTGCCATCGGCGATGTCCGTGTCTTGATCACTTCTGAATGA
- a CDS encoding CehA/McbA family metallohydrolase domain-containing protein: protein MLCRRGITHLAISNYYPSAPCKPTERISQFREQQDFATIAGKGYVQQKMSWNDIIRAPDTGWFDKLPTALQEKMPFETGDLCFPQPISDAIFCPNAEHHSMTDSNGHFNAVGSEFASGTFDVRGKYMLHNHGYAMGTGLPWREAFSRMIDALQIESGGGITINHPKWSGFSAEKIQEYLDFDPRVLGIEIWNSTAESLNGKGWSLDEWDAVLATGRRCFGFSVSDHAHNSDPGFKGRNVLLIDGAITASELPAACLQAYRNGDFYSSLDGNLKLNRCQFSGDRLTVEVSGPSRLRVVSATGIVHEQTGTTLDWTLPTGPDSSRRHVYLRVEAEEIEGGDRLFTQAFHLN from the coding sequence ATGCTTTGCCGTCGCGGAATCACTCATCTTGCGATTTCCAACTACTACCCGTCGGCTCCCTGCAAACCGACCGAGCGGATCAGTCAATTTAGAGAACAGCAGGACTTTGCCACGATTGCCGGCAAAGGTTATGTCCAGCAGAAAATGTCCTGGAACGACATCATTCGTGCTCCAGACACAGGGTGGTTCGACAAACTTCCAACGGCCCTGCAAGAGAAAATGCCGTTTGAAACAGGAGACCTTTGCTTCCCCCAACCGATTTCCGATGCAATCTTTTGTCCGAATGCTGAACATCATTCAATGACCGACAGCAATGGTCATTTCAATGCGGTTGGATCTGAATTCGCCAGCGGAACATTCGACGTCCGCGGCAAATACATGCTGCACAATCACGGGTATGCGATGGGAACCGGGCTGCCTTGGCGTGAGGCCTTTAGCCGGATGATCGATGCACTGCAAATCGAATCAGGGGGCGGGATCACCATCAATCATCCCAAATGGAGCGGCTTTTCCGCGGAAAAGATCCAGGAATATCTCGACTTCGACCCTCGTGTTCTGGGGATCGAAATTTGGAACAGCACCGCCGAATCGCTAAACGGCAAAGGATGGTCACTCGATGAATGGGATGCCGTACTCGCAACCGGCAGACGCTGCTTTGGATTTTCCGTTTCCGATCATGCACATAACTCCGACCCAGGATTCAAAGGCCGCAACGTATTGTTGATTGACGGAGCCATCACGGCTAGCGAATTGCCTGCCGCGTGCCTACAAGCCTATCGCAACGGCGATTTCTACAGCTCGCTGGACGGCAACCTGAAACTCAATCGCTGCCAATTCTCAGGTGACCGACTAACGGTCGAAGTCTCGGGTCCCAGCAGGTTGCGGGTCGTTTCGGCAACCGGAATCGTCCACGAACAAACCGGAACAACATTGGACTGGACGTTACCCACAGGGCCTGACTCCTCCCGACGACATGTTTATTTGCGTGTTGAAGCAGAAGAAATCGAAGGGGGCGATCGCCTTTTCACGCAAGCATTCCACTTGAATTAA
- a CDS encoding DUF1559 domain-containing protein has product MKTTSRRTAFTLVELLVVIAIIGVLVGLLLPAVQAAREAARRMQCSNNLKQIGLAMHNYHDTFGSLPPGWIDEPTNQNRMGWGTFILPFIEQSAMHDGMKDVGAYDVPWYTLPEMTTGTAAVPTPYAKTILNGFICPSDPSGPINNNLHDYGKSNYTGVGGAHYIRSGGANGTFYDNSYIHFRDMRDGLSNLVMIGERSTINQPSRSFVKKGTLWIGGTTAGEYYLNNAIVSASTYYSINGQAGNYNLTSAHPSGIHFLLGDGSARFVSETIDLTTYRNLGSIADGYVLGEF; this is encoded by the coding sequence ATGAAAACGACTTCCCGACGAACCGCGTTTACGCTTGTCGAACTATTGGTGGTGATCGCCATCATCGGTGTTTTGGTCGGCCTATTGTTGCCAGCCGTGCAAGCCGCTCGCGAAGCCGCCCGCCGGATGCAATGCAGCAACAACCTAAAACAAATAGGTCTTGCCATGCACAACTACCACGACACGTTCGGCTCCCTTCCACCGGGCTGGATCGACGAACCAACCAATCAAAACCGTATGGGCTGGGGCACGTTTATACTTCCGTTTATCGAACAGTCGGCCATGCACGACGGGATGAAAGATGTCGGTGCGTACGACGTCCCTTGGTACACCCTTCCAGAAATGACCACCGGTACCGCTGCAGTACCCACGCCGTACGCCAAGACAATCCTAAACGGGTTCATCTGCCCCTCCGATCCTTCCGGTCCAATTAACAACAACCTGCATGACTACGGCAAATCAAACTATACGGGTGTCGGTGGTGCTCACTACATCCGATCCGGAGGAGCCAACGGCACGTTTTACGACAACTCCTACATTCATTTCCGCGACATGAGAGACGGCCTAAGCAATCTAGTCATGATTGGTGAACGGAGCACGATCAACCAACCCTCTCGCAGTTTCGTCAAAAAGGGAACCCTTTGGATCGGAGGCACAACGGCTGGCGAGTACTACCTCAACAATGCGATCGTCAGTGCTTCAACGTACTACTCGATCAACGGGCAAGCCGGCAACTATAACCTTACCAGTGCCCACCCAAGCGGAATTCATTTTCTACTGGGCGATGGGTCCGCACGATTTGTTAGCGAAACCATCGACCTGACGACCTACCGCAACCTGGGATCGATCGCGGACGGATACGTCCTCGGTGAATTCTAA
- a CDS encoding EamA family transporter: MNKDSGATTLQVVIAFAAVYLIWGTTYLAMRIAVESIPPFMISAGRFLVAGTLTYSVLRMRGVPAPSLGQWKSAALIGCLLMVGGNGLVMWAVQRVPSGVAALVVATMPLWMTLFEWLFYRGPRPSVRVAAGLLMGFIGIVFLLKPERLLAGAEGLHLPSMFALMMAPVFWSIGSLHSRKANLPKNIFMATALESICGGVVLLVFSLLGREWLHFDWREVSARSAVATVYLALFGSLIAFTAYCWLLKNVNVTRVSTYTFVNPVIAVFLGWLILGEEITWETTVAVVLIVCGVMLIVMRKRSAAREMSLRRYSLLPWKWAKE, from the coding sequence ATGAACAAGGATTCTGGGGCGACGACACTTCAGGTCGTAATTGCCTTTGCTGCGGTCTATCTGATTTGGGGAACGACTTACCTGGCGATGCGTATCGCGGTCGAAAGCATCCCTCCGTTTATGATTTCGGCGGGGCGTTTTCTCGTTGCAGGAACGTTGACGTATTCCGTCCTCCGAATGCGAGGGGTTCCGGCCCCTTCTTTAGGACAGTGGAAATCGGCCGCTCTGATCGGTTGCTTATTGATGGTCGGAGGGAATGGCTTGGTGATGTGGGCCGTCCAAAGAGTCCCCTCTGGCGTTGCCGCTTTGGTGGTCGCGACGATGCCCCTTTGGATGACACTTTTTGAATGGCTGTTTTATCGTGGTCCGCGGCCAAGCGTTCGTGTTGCAGCCGGCTTGCTGATGGGATTCATCGGGATCGTGTTTCTCTTGAAGCCGGAACGTTTGCTTGCGGGGGCCGAAGGGTTACATCTGCCCAGCATGTTTGCCCTGATGATGGCGCCGGTCTTCTGGTCGATCGGTTCGCTTCATTCCCGTAAAGCCAATCTCCCCAAGAACATTTTTATGGCCACGGCACTTGAATCGATTTGCGGTGGAGTGGTTCTGTTGGTGTTTAGTCTGCTCGGAAGGGAATGGTTGCATTTTGATTGGCGAGAGGTTTCGGCACGTTCTGCGGTGGCGACGGTCTACCTCGCACTGTTTGGTTCCCTCATCGCGTTTACCGCTTACTGTTGGTTGCTGAAAAATGTGAATGTGACTCGAGTTTCCACCTACACTTTTGTTAATCCAGTCATCGCGGTGTTCCTCGGTTGGTTAATCTTGGGCGAAGAAATTACCTGGGAGACGACGGTCGCGGTGGTGCTGATCGTCTGCGGAGTGATGTTGATCGTGATGCGAAAACGATCGGCAGCGCGTGAGATGTCGCTCCGGCGATATAGCCTGTTGCCATGGAAGTGGGCGAAAGAGTAG
- a CDS encoding DUF1559 family PulG-like putative transporter has protein sequence MQNPLLRSRARAGFTLVELLVVIAIIGVLVGLLLPAVQAAREAARRMQCSNNFKQLGIAMHNYHDTLQTLPPPTMCTINAGFAGESSNYRASWYHMILPYVEQPGLYEIYKRRNENNEFPGGWPEATTVVAGFMCPSDPVTEKTTQQGFHGNYLPCHGSSHTGSGAGVTNGIFYPRSKTRLTDIKDGTSNTIMMGEIRLQLDSIAAEGVGNVVCGGTHDLRGRYHNTRHGNATFTTMRGPNTLVGDKTQYCNGNPKVPCRECSSSNGEIHSRSWHPSGAMVGLADGSVRFISETIDQTIFQAAGTMIGSESLQLP, from the coding sequence ATGCAAAACCCACTGCTTAGGTCTCGAGCTCGTGCTGGATTTACTCTGGTCGAACTGTTAGTTGTAATCGCTATTATTGGAGTTCTGGTCGGCTTGCTTTTGCCCGCCGTTCAAGCGGCTCGTGAAGCTGCTCGGCGTATGCAGTGCAGTAACAATTTCAAACAGTTGGGCATTGCGATGCACAACTACCATGACACGCTGCAGACGCTCCCTCCTCCCACGATGTGCACCATCAATGCTGGTTTCGCCGGTGAGTCGTCAAACTATCGTGCTTCCTGGTACCACATGATATTGCCTTATGTTGAACAGCCAGGTTTGTACGAAATCTATAAACGGCGTAATGAAAACAATGAATTTCCCGGTGGATGGCCTGAAGCGACCACGGTCGTAGCTGGATTCATGTGCCCATCCGATCCGGTGACGGAAAAGACGACTCAACAGGGCTTCCATGGCAATTACCTTCCCTGCCATGGCTCCAGTCATACCGGTAGTGGCGCCGGTGTCACCAATGGGATTTTCTATCCTCGATCGAAGACGCGTTTGACGGATATCAAGGATGGAACTTCTAACACCATAATGATGGGAGAGATTCGGCTGCAGTTGGATAGTATCGCTGCCGAGGGAGTGGGTAATGTCGTTTGCGGTGGCACCCATGACCTCCGCGGTCGCTATCACAACACTCGACATGGGAATGCCACCTTTACAACGATGCGTGGTCCAAACACTTTGGTTGGGGACAAAACTCAGTATTGCAATGGAAACCCAAAGGTGCCCTGTCGCGAATGCTCAAGTTCGAACGGAGAAATTCACTCGAGAAGTTGGCATCCAAGTGGAGCGATGGTTGGATTGGCTGACGGTTCCGTTCGGTTTATCTCTGAGACCATTGATCAAACCATCTTCCAGGCGGCAGGCACAATGATCGGAAGCGAATCATTGCAGCTGCCGTAA
- a CDS encoding O-antigen ligase family protein yields MELLGILFGLAALVWMIPLLRQASLPMIGFGVLVLGIVFGPSFFAIDSVVQVSLDRVLWGVMVVWFAVVWRQQTESEKKPLTRCDIALFLFMAWLAVCTQNGQAPTGTSPFARWLFYIFLPMGMYWVARSVQLTRRDIDWVLSAFIVLGVYLSLTGICEWRGWHGLVFPKYIVDPTVWEFYGRARGPLLNPAGNGIVIAVGLAAAAVRSLQAERIGRVAYGLLVMVMLAGCYATLTRGVWIGAVLVLGIVTLAYAPRWLRIWGLAATVCLAAAMMLGLKDQLIAIKRDKGLSAEASAKSLELRPLLGIIAYEMFKDAPLTGHGFGTYLTAAKEYDGSRAYDMPIRQARGYVQHNLLLSLLVDTGLIGLSAFMAALLFWTSRAWRLARAPTSDLTTKALGLVMLSTLAMYLFNGMFQDVLVIPMVQMVVFFVAGLTVGTSLQERLPAAGGSPEATKIPVWGALGPSSIA; encoded by the coding sequence ATGGAATTGCTTGGCATCCTGTTTGGACTTGCCGCCCTGGTTTGGATGATTCCCTTGCTGCGGCAAGCGAGCCTACCGATGATTGGGTTTGGTGTCCTCGTGCTAGGAATCGTTTTCGGTCCCTCTTTTTTCGCGATCGATAGTGTTGTCCAGGTCAGCCTGGACCGCGTTCTGTGGGGAGTCATGGTTGTCTGGTTCGCCGTGGTTTGGCGACAGCAAACCGAGAGCGAGAAAAAGCCTTTGACGCGCTGCGACATAGCACTCTTCCTGTTCATGGCCTGGTTGGCCGTCTGTACGCAAAATGGACAGGCGCCAACCGGGACGTCCCCATTCGCTCGCTGGTTGTTCTATATCTTTTTGCCGATGGGCATGTACTGGGTTGCCCGCAGCGTCCAGCTCACGCGGCGTGATATCGATTGGGTGCTCAGTGCTTTTATCGTGTTAGGGGTCTACCTTAGCTTGACGGGAATCTGTGAATGGCGAGGCTGGCATGGGCTGGTTTTTCCAAAGTACATCGTCGATCCAACTGTTTGGGAATTCTATGGGCGAGCCCGTGGACCGCTGCTGAATCCGGCGGGTAATGGGATTGTGATCGCTGTTGGATTGGCCGCAGCTGCCGTCCGATCTCTCCAGGCGGAGCGAATCGGTCGCGTCGCCTATGGACTATTAGTGATGGTCATGCTGGCCGGATGTTACGCGACCTTAACGCGTGGAGTCTGGATTGGGGCAGTTCTCGTGTTGGGGATCGTGACGCTGGCATATGCACCCCGTTGGCTGCGGATTTGGGGGCTGGCAGCCACCGTCTGTCTAGCGGCAGCGATGATGTTAGGACTGAAAGATCAGTTGATCGCCATCAAGCGTGATAAGGGATTGTCCGCCGAAGCGTCCGCCAAATCGCTTGAACTTCGTCCGCTACTGGGCATCATTGCGTATGAAATGTTTAAGGACGCACCGTTGACCGGTCATGGATTTGGGACCTATCTGACGGCCGCCAAGGAATACGATGGCAGCCGAGCCTACGACATGCCAATCCGCCAAGCTCGAGGGTATGTGCAGCACAACCTGCTCCTTTCGCTGCTTGTCGATACCGGCCTGATCGGATTAAGTGCGTTTATGGCAGCGCTGTTGTTCTGGACCTCCAGAGCCTGGCGACTGGCAAGGGCGCCAACCTCCGATTTGACTACCAAAGCTTTGGGGCTGGTCATGCTGTCGACTTTGGCGATGTACCTGTTTAACGGCATGTTTCAGGACGTTTTGGTCATTCCGATGGTCCAGATGGTGGTCTTTTTTGTCGCAGGTTTAACGGTTGGAACCAGCTTGCAGGAGAGGTTACCCGCTGCTGGCGGCTCTCCCGAGGCGACGAAAATTCCCGTTTGGGGGGCACTTGGCCCTTCCTCGATTGCTTAA